In Streptomyces sclerotialus, the DNA window AGGCGGCGGACGTCCCCGGCGCCGCCGACGGGACCGGCGCGCCGGAACAGACGCCGGAGGGCTGACCGGTGGGCGTGTTCGTCTTCCTGCCCCTGGTCCTCCCGCTCACCGCCTGGCCGGTCGCGCGCCTGGCCGAGCAGCATCTGCACCCGCGCAGCGCCACCCGGCTGCTGGCCGGCGTCGCGGCCGTGCTCGCCGTGTGCAGCACGGTCTGCCTGGGCCTGATCATGGTCGTCGGCACCGCCCAGCTGCCCGGCAACCCGCTGCCGGACGGCTGGTCCGACCCGGAGGTCCGTGCCGCGGTCCCGTACGACGAGGTCGCGGGCAAGGCCGCGATCCCCGCGCTGTTCGCGGTGGCCGTGGCGGGCGGGCGTACGGTCCTGCGCCATCTGCGCGTACGGCGCCGCGCGAGCCGCGCGCTGACGGGGCTGCCCGGCTCGCGGGTGGCGGTCCTGCCGGACACCGCGGCGTACGCGTACGCGCTGCCGTCCCGGCGCCCCCGGCCGGGCCGGGTCGTGGTCTCCACCGCGATGCTGGCGCGGCTGGACTCACGCGAGCGGCGGGCCCTCTTCGCGCACGAGCGCGCGCACCTGACAGGCCGCCATCACCGGTACCTGCTGGCCGTGCAGCTCGCGGCCCGCGCCAACCCGTTCCTGCTGCCGCTGCGCACGGCGACGGAGTTCTGCGCCGAACGCTGGGCGGACGAGGAGGCGGCGCGGGCGGTCGGCGACCGCCGTGCGACGGCCCGCGCGGTGGGCAAGGCGGCCCTGGTCGCCGGCCGCGCCCCGCTGGCGGGCCTGGCGTCCTTCGCCGCTCCGGGCCCCGTGCCGCGGCGGGTGGCCGCGCTGCTCGGGCCCGGCCCGCCGGCCCGCAGCCTGCCTCCGGCGCTCACCCCGGCCGGGGTCGCCACCCTCGTCGCGGCGGCCGGCACACTCGCCTCGGCACTCTCCTCCGTCAACGCCACGGTCGCGCTCTTCCTCGTCCTCCAGGCCGCGACCCCGCTGTGAACGGGCTGCCTCAGGGCCGCTCGGCCGTCAGGTACCGCTGCACCGTCGGCGCCAGCCAGGCGACGACCTCGTCATGACCGAGTGCCGCGGCGGGCGGGATGCGCACGACGTAACGGGCCATCGCCATGCCGATGATCTGCGAGCCGATCAGCGCGGCCCGCACCGGCGCCTCGTCCGGCACCGGGCAGACCGCCGCGATCACCGGCGCCAGCTGGTCGCGGAAGACCGCCCGCAGCCGCTCGGCACCCGCCTCGACCGTGACGGCGACCCGCACCATCCCGGTCAGCCGCTCGTCGTGCTCCCAGACGTCCAGGAAGTGGCGGACCAGCCGCTCGCCCAGCCCGGCGGGGTCCACCGCGGTCAGGTCCGGCATCCGCAGGTCGATCTCGGTGGCGGCGACGAACAGGCCCTCCTTGTTGCCGTAGTAGCGCATGACCATGGACGGGTCGATGGCCGCGTCCCTGGCGATGGCCCGGATGGTCGCGCGCTCGTACCCCTCGGCGGCGAAGCGGTCGCGCGCCGCGGTGAGGATCGCGGCCCGGGTCGCGTCGGAGCGGCGCGGGCGGGCCGGGGATTCGGAGGGGGCTCTGTCAGCCATGCCAACAAGCGTAGGCCAACAGCTGTTGACACGCCAGAGCCGCCGCCGTACGTTGCCAACAAGCGTTGACCAACACGCGTTGGCTCAGGAGGCGGCCATGAACCGCGACAACGGCACCACCACCCGTACGACAGCCCCGCACCCCACCTCCGACGTCCTGGTCGTCGGCGCCGGGCCCACCGGCCTGCTGCTCGCCGGCGACCTCGCCGAGGCCGGCCTCGACGTCACCCTGCTGGAGCGCCGGCCCCCCGGGATCAGCAACCTCACCCGCTCCCTGGTCGTGCACGCCCGCACCCTCGAACAGTTCGACGCCCGCGGCCTGGCCGAGGACGTGCTCGCCACCGGCCGGCCGGTGGACTCGCTCCAGCTGTTCGGCGATGTCTCGCTGGACCCGTCCGTGCTGCGCACGCGCTTCCCGTACGTCCTGGTCACCCCGCAGTTCGAGGTCGAGCGGGTGCTGGCGGAGCGGGCCCGCAAGGCCGGTGCGACGTTCGCGTACGGCACCGAGGTGACCGGGATCCGCCAGGACGCCGACGGCATCACGGCCACGGTGCGCACCGACGACGGCGCCACGGGCGAGTACCGCGCGTCCTACCTGGCCGGCACCGACGGCGTGCACAGCGGCGTCCGCCGGGCGCTCGGCCTGCCGTTCCCCGGCAAGGCCGTCATCCGGTCGGTCGTACTGGCCGACGTGACGCTCACCGAGGCGCCGGAAGCACCGCTCGTCGCCAAGGCCGACGGCGACGCCTTCGCCCTGATCGCGGGCATCGGCGACGGCCTGTTCCGGGTGGTCGCCTGGGACCGGACCCGGCAGGACCCCGACGGCGGGCCGCCGGACCTGGCCGAGGTCCGCGAGCTCACCCGGGCCGCGCACGGCACCGACTACGGCATGCACGAGGCCCGCTGGACCTCCCGCTTCCACAGCGACGAGCGGCAGGTGCCCGAGTACCGCGTGGGCCGGGCGTTCCTCGCGGGCGACGCCGCGCACGTTCACTCCCCGGCCGGCGGCCAGGGCATGAACACCGGCCTGCAGGACGCCGCCAACCTCAGCTGGAAGCTGATCGCCGTACTGCGCGGCCGGGCCGGCGACGACCTGCTGGACACGTACCACGCCGAACGCCACCCGGTGGGCCGCACGGTGCTGCGCTCCAGCGGCGCGCTCATCCGGTTCGCCCTGCTCCAGACCCGCGCGCGGCGCGTCGCCAACGCGCTGGCCGGACAGCTCGTGAAGCGGGTACCCCCCGTGACGCACCGCGCGCTCGCGCAGATCTCCGGCATCGGCATCGCCTACCGGCGCAGGTTCGGCGACCACCCGCTGACCGGCCGGCGCGCGCCCGACATCCGCCTCGCCGACGGCAGCCGCCTCCACGAAGCGCTGCGCGGCAACCGCTTCGTGCTCATCACCCCGGCGTACGAGTCGCCCGACCTGGGCGGCCGGGACGCGAGCCGCCTCGTGCACGGCACCTGGCGCGGCCACCGGCGCACCGCGCTGCTGGTCCGCCCCGACGGCTACATCGCCTGGGCCACGGACACCATGGACCGCGCGGCGCGTGCGGACGGCCTGGCGGCGGCCCTGCTGCGCTGGACGGGACCGGCGGAGAAGGAACCGGCCGCGGCGCCCGCCCGGGGGTGAGCGTCCGGAGCCGTACCGGTCCGGGGGCGGGCGTCCGCGTCAGCTCCGGTCCGGGAGGTCGGCATACGCTGCCGGTATGTCGATCTTCCGGTCCGTGGTGCTCTTCGTCCTCGCAGCCCTCCTGGAGATCGGCGGTGCCTGGCTGGTCTGGCAGGGCGTACGGGAGAACCGCGGCTGGGTGTGGGCGGGCGCGGGCGTCCTGGCCCTGGGCGCGTACGGGTTCGTCGCCACGCTCCAGCCGGACGCCGACTTCGGCCGCATCCTGGCCGCGTACGGTGGCGTCTTCGTCGCCGGGTCGCTGGTCTGGGGCATGGTCGCGGACGGCTACCGCCCCGACCGCTGGGACCTCACCGGGGCGCTGGTCTGCCTGGCCGGCATGGCCCTGATCATGTACGCGCCGCGGGGGCGGTGACGGCCCGGCGGACCGCCCGGCTCCCGGCCCGCCGCGCATATCCTGATCGCGCACCGCCCACTCGTCCATCCGTACGCCCGTACGCCGAGGAGCACTCATGACCGCCGCCCGTACCGCCGTCGTCACCGGAGCGAGCAGCGGCATCGGTGCCGCGACCGCCCGGAAGCTCGCCGAGGCCGGCTACCGCATGATCCTCGTCGCGCGCCGCAAGGACCGCCTCGAAGCGCTGGCCGCAGAGCTGCCGCACGCCGAGGCGTACGCCCTGGACGTCACCGACCGCGCCGCCGTCGACGCCTTCGCCGCCTCCCTGGACCGCTGCGACGTCCTGGTGGACAACGCGGGCGGCGCGCTGGGCACCGACCCGGTGGCCACCGCCGACCCGGCCGACTGGCGCGCGATGTACGAGGTCAACGTCCTCGGCGTACTCAACGTGACGCAGGCGCTGCTGCCCGCCCTGACCGCCTCCGGCGACGGCACGGTCGTGGTCGTCTCCTCCACCGCGGGCCACGGCACGTACGAGGGCGGCGGCGGTTACGTGGCCGCCAAGCACGGCGCGCACGTCCTCGCCGAGACGCTCCGCCTGGAGCTGTGCGGGCAGCCCGTACGCGTCATCGAGATCGCGCCCGGCATGGTCCGCACGGACGAGTTCGCGCTCACCCGCTTCCGCGGCGACGAGGCGAAGGCCGCCAAGGTGTACGAGGGCGTCGCCGAGCCGCTCACCGCCGACGACGTGGCCGACACGATCGCCTGGGCGGTCACCCGCCCCGCCCACGTCAACATCGACCTCCTCGTCGTCCGCCCCCGCGCCCAGGCCTCCCACACCAAGGTCCACCGCGCACGCTGACCCGGGCTCCGCCCCGGCCAGGGTCCTAGGGCCCCGGCCAGGGCGCCACACCCGTTCGGCGGAGGCCGAACGGCCGATGCGCGGGCCGCCGCACCGCGGCTACGTTCCTGGTGTCAGCACATGCCATGGACCGGCGGCCCGCCTCCGAGGGAAGGGCGGGCCGCTCCCAGGAGAGGAGCACCACCATGCGTCCCGGCACTCACGCGCCCGTGACCGTCACCGCCTTCGACCACCTGGTCCTCAGCGTCGCCGACGTCGAACGCGCCCTGGACTTCTACTGCGGCCCGCTCGGCCTCGAACCGGTCAGGGTGGACGAATGGCGGGCCGGCGAGGTGCCGTTCCCTTCGGTCCGGGTGAGCCCGACGACCATCATCGACCTGGTACGGGCCCCGGACGCGGCCCCCGGCGAGGATCCCGCGGCGGCCCGCCCCAACGTCGACCACCTCTGCCTCGTCGTCGCGCCGCTGGACTGGCAGCAGGTCGTCGACTCCGGCGTCTTCACCGTCGTCGACGGCCCCGGCAAGCGCTTCGGCGCCCGCGGCACCGCGGAGTCCCTCTACGTCCAGGACCCCGACGGCAACACCGTGGAGCTGCGCTGGTACCCGGCGGACGCGTAGGGCACACCACGCGCGACGGACCTTCACAAGATCCACAACGATCACGCCACATGATTTTCCGCCCGCCGGGCACGGGACCCGCGTGAGCACTTTCCGCATCCCCACCCCCCGTTTCCGCACGTCCGCCAGGGCCGTCAAGCGCGCGGCCGTACTGGCCGCCGGCGCCGGCCTGTTGACCACCGGCCTGCTCGCCACGCCCGCCTCCGCCGCCATGGGTGACAACGTCGTGCAGTCCCCCGCCGCCTGCGCCTTCTCCGAGGACCGCGGCACCGTCGCCCTCGGCGCGGCGGGCGACCAGGTCTCCCAGGTCCAGTGCCTGCTGGCCAACCGCCAGTACCTGGGCTGGAACAAGCTCAGCGGCACCTTCGACGCCGACACCATGGCGGCCGTGGCCCACTTCCAGTCCGACCACGACCTCGTCCCGAACGGCGTGGTCAACCCCACCACCTGGCTCGCCCTGTACCAGGCGGGCCTGCCGGCCGGCCCGGTCCAGTCCCCGGCGCAGCCGGCACCGACCGTCTGACCGTCAGCTCCACCGCACACCGAGAGGGCCGGACCCCGCCGGGTCCGGCCCTCTCGTCACTCCGGCCGTCACTCCGGCTCCGAGGACGGGGCCGGGGCCTCGGGGTCGGGGTCCTCCCGGCGGTCGATGATCTCGCGGGCCACTTCCAGGATGGGACGGCCGCTGCTGAACGCCTCGGTACGGATCTCCAGCAGCGCCTCGTCCAGGGAGATGGCCAGCCGGACGGCGAGCATTCCGGTGGCCTGGTGGACCTCCGCGCGGTGCAGGGTGGCGAGGTCCGTCAGCGGGTCACGCCGGCCGTCGGTCCCGGGCACGGTCCCCAGGAGCAGGAACGTGACGGTTTCGGTGAAGGCGAGGGCGTCCCGGTACTGCTGGGGTGTGAGCGAACCCGGACGGGTCCGGTAACCGGCGAAGACGCCCTGCTGGATGGCGCCGATCCGTAAGGAGAAGGCGAAGCAGGCCTGGGCCCCCGCGTGCAGGGCGTCGGGGACGAACACCGGCCAGCGGGTGTCGGGCGTGCGGGTGAGGTCCGGTACGAGAACGGCCCGGTTGCGGCGGGCGCACTCCACGGTGGGCCCTTCGCCCAGGGTGTACTGCAGGTCCTCCAGGGCGGCCCCGAGCATGTCGGCCTGCGAGTGCCAGATCAGTTCGAGGCTCCGGGAACGGGTCAGCGCCGAGACGGTGACGCCGGTGAGGCCCAGTACCTCGGCGCACCGGTCCGCCGGCACCTTCGCGAGTCCAGGGGGGACGGTTGCGGCCATGGCGAGAACAGCGGTCATCTCCGGACTGACCGGGGCCTCGGGAGTCGTCGGCATCGAATCACCGCGTCAGGCGTGCAGGAAGCAGGAGAAGGGGCGCCGGAGAAGAAGCGCCCTCAGGAGCCGACGTGCGGCGGCTCCTCGAACGTGCCCACTCCCGCGCGGCCGTCGACCACCGCCTGGGAGAGGTCGGTCAGCAGCAGCCGCCGGCCGCGCGCCCGCGCACGGAGGCGTCGGAAGGACTCGTCCAGGCTCAGCCCGAGCCGTTCCGAAAGCATCCCCTTGGCCTGCTCGATGACGACGCGGCCGCTCAGGGCTTCCTCCAGGTGTTCGTTCACGTGTCCCTGATGGCGGATGG includes these proteins:
- a CDS encoding FAD-dependent oxidoreductase translates to MNRDNGTTTRTTAPHPTSDVLVVGAGPTGLLLAGDLAEAGLDVTLLERRPPGISNLTRSLVVHARTLEQFDARGLAEDVLATGRPVDSLQLFGDVSLDPSVLRTRFPYVLVTPQFEVERVLAERARKAGATFAYGTEVTGIRQDADGITATVRTDDGATGEYRASYLAGTDGVHSGVRRALGLPFPGKAVIRSVVLADVTLTEAPEAPLVAKADGDAFALIAGIGDGLFRVVAWDRTRQDPDGGPPDLAEVRELTRAAHGTDYGMHEARWTSRFHSDERQVPEYRVGRAFLAGDAAHVHSPAGGQGMNTGLQDAANLSWKLIAVLRGRAGDDLLDTYHAERHPVGRTVLRSSGALIRFALLQTRARRVANALAGQLVKRVPPVTHRALAQISGIGIAYRRRFGDHPLTGRRAPDIRLADGSRLHEALRGNRFVLITPAYESPDLGGRDASRLVHGTWRGHRRTALLVRPDGYIAWATDTMDRAARADGLAAALLRWTGPAEKEPAAAPARG
- a CDS encoding TetR family transcriptional regulator, producing the protein MADRAPSESPARPRRSDATRAAILTAARDRFAAEGYERATIRAIARDAAIDPSMVMRYYGNKEGLFVAATEIDLRMPDLTAVDPAGLGERLVRHFLDVWEHDERLTGMVRVAVTVEAGAERLRAVFRDQLAPVIAAVCPVPDEAPVRAALIGSQIIGMAMARYVVRIPPAAALGHDEVVAWLAPTVQRYLTAERP
- a CDS encoding YnfA family protein, with the protein product MSIFRSVVLFVLAALLEIGGAWLVWQGVRENRGWVWAGAGVLALGAYGFVATLQPDADFGRILAAYGGVFVAGSLVWGMVADGYRPDRWDLTGALVCLAGMALIMYAPRGR
- a CDS encoding SDR family NAD(P)-dependent oxidoreductase, with protein sequence MTAARTAVVTGASSGIGAATARKLAEAGYRMILVARRKDRLEALAAELPHAEAYALDVTDRAAVDAFAASLDRCDVLVDNAGGALGTDPVATADPADWRAMYEVNVLGVLNVTQALLPALTASGDGTVVVVSSTAGHGTYEGGGGYVAAKHGAHVLAETLRLELCGQPVRVIEIAPGMVRTDEFALTRFRGDEAKAAKVYEGVAEPLTADDVADTIAWAVTRPAHVNIDLLVVRPRAQASHTKVHRAR
- a CDS encoding M56 family metallopeptidase; protein product: MGVFVFLPLVLPLTAWPVARLAEQHLHPRSATRLLAGVAAVLAVCSTVCLGLIMVVGTAQLPGNPLPDGWSDPEVRAAVPYDEVAGKAAIPALFAVAVAGGRTVLRHLRVRRRASRALTGLPGSRVAVLPDTAAYAYALPSRRPRPGRVVVSTAMLARLDSRERRALFAHERAHLTGRHHRYLLAVQLAARANPFLLPLRTATEFCAERWADEEAARAVGDRRATARAVGKAALVAGRAPLAGLASFAAPGPVPRRVAALLGPGPPARSLPPALTPAGVATLVAAAGTLASALSSVNATVALFLVLQAATPL
- a CDS encoding VOC family protein; protein product: MTVTAFDHLVLSVADVERALDFYCGPLGLEPVRVDEWRAGEVPFPSVRVSPTTIIDLVRAPDAAPGEDPAAARPNVDHLCLVVAPLDWQQVVDSGVFTVVDGPGKRFGARGTAESLYVQDPDGNTVELRWYPADA
- a CDS encoding ANTAR domain-containing protein, coding for MPTTPEAPVSPEMTAVLAMAATVPPGLAKVPADRCAEVLGLTGVTVSALTRSRSLELIWHSQADMLGAALEDLQYTLGEGPTVECARRNRAVLVPDLTRTPDTRWPVFVPDALHAGAQACFAFSLRIGAIQQGVFAGYRTRPGSLTPQQYRDALAFTETVTFLLLGTVPGTDGRRDPLTDLATLHRAEVHQATGMLAVRLAISLDEALLEIRTEAFSSGRPILEVAREIIDRREDPDPEAPAPSSEPE
- a CDS encoding peptidoglycan-binding protein; this encodes MSTFRIPTPRFRTSARAVKRAAVLAAGAGLLTTGLLATPASAAMGDNVVQSPAACAFSEDRGTVALGAAGDQVSQVQCLLANRQYLGWNKLSGTFDADTMAAVAHFQSDHDLVPNGVVNPTTWLALYQAGLPAGPVQSPAQPAPTV